The following are from one region of the Coffea eugenioides isolate CCC68of chromosome 2, Ceug_1.0, whole genome shotgun sequence genome:
- the LOC113761493 gene encoding riboflavin biosynthesis protein PYRD, chloroplastic: protein MYVQTLPISKCAFHPINLSPSTHLLTHCTQTIQIRKVYFESKLKTGFCHSVKRVSGSQIGSGKGGVLVGVRCEGSHQGENDGLYIRRCVELARKAIGHTSPNPMVGCVIVKGGKIVGEGFHPKAGQPHAEVFALRDAGDLAENATAYVSLEPCNHYGRTPPCTEAFIKAKVEKVVVGMVDPNPIVASKGIDRLRDAGIEVIVGVEEELCKKLIEAWIHQMLTGKPFLTLRYSMSVDGHVLNQLGNTVLEPGGYYSKLLQEYDAIVFPSTLLSENSSFPASREPGANQPLQIVLAMDPDLPVEIPALTSKSTAKVIIFTEKETSLEQEATLKGVETVVCERINLVSVLEYCKRQGLCSVLLDLRGNIADFEQILREGVELGLFQKYVVEVLPIWVGSNEKSLNVPEKLRVKSLTSKVMGESVLLEGYFE from the exons ATGTATGTGCAAACACTCCCAATTTCAAAGTGTGCTTTCCACCCCATAAATCTCTCGCCTAGTACTCATCTTTTGACCCATTGCACTCAAACAATTCAAATTAGAAAAGTGTATTTTGAGTCGAAATTGAAGACTGGGTTCTGCCATTCGGTCAAAAGGGTCTCTGGATCACAAATTGGTTCGGGTAAAGGTGGTGTCTTGGTTGGTGTGAGGTGTGAAGGATCACATCAGGGTGAGAATGACGGGCTTTACATAAGGAGATGTGTAGAGCTGGCTAGGAAAGCAATTGGGCACACCAGCCCCAACCCTATGGTTGGTTGCGTCATTGTGAAGGGTGGCAAGATTGTTGGTGAAGGGTTTCATCCTAAAGCTGGCCAGCCTCATGCTGAG GTTTTTGCCCTTAGAGATGCTGGTGATTTGGCCGAGAATGCAACAGCATACGTAAGCCTGGAACCTTGTAACCATTATGGGAGAACTCCCCCATGTACTGAAGCCTTCATCAAGGCCAAAGTGGAAAAGGTAGTAGTTGGAATGGTGGACCCAAACCCCATTGTGGCTTCAAAAGGTATTGATAGGCTTCGAGATGCAGGAATTGAAGTGATCGTTGGTGTTGAGGAGGAGTTGTGCAAGAAGCTAATTGAAGCTTGGATCCACCAAATGCTAACAGGGAAGCCCTTTCTTACATTGAG GTACTCCATGTCAGTTGATGGCCATGTTCTAAATCAGCTGGGCAACACAGTCCTTGAGCCTGGTGGATATTACTCAAAATTGTTACAAGAGTATGATGCAATCGTATTTCCTTCAACATTGTTGTCGGAGAATTCATCTTTTCCTGCATCTAGAGAACCTGGGGCCAATCAACCTCTTCAAATTGTATTAGCAATGGATCCAGATTTGCCAGTAGAAATTCCTGCTCTAACCAGTAAATCAACTGCTAAAGTCATAATTTTTACAGAAAAAGAGACCTCTTTGGAGCAAGAAGCAACTCTAAAAGGTGTGGAAACAGTTGTCTGTGAAAGGATAAATCTGGTCTCAGTCCTTGAATATTGCAAGCGGCAAGGATTATGTAGCGTCCTGCTGGATTTGAGGGGGAATATTGCTGATTTTGAACAAATCTTGAGGGAGGGCGTTGAACTAGGTTTGTTTCAGAAATATGTGGTGGAAGTCCTACCGATCTGGGTTGGGAGCAATGAGAAGTCACTAAATGTCCCAGAGAAACTAAGGGTGAAGAGTTTGACATCCAAGGTCATGGGTGAGAGTGTGCTGCTAGAGGGATACTTTGAGTGA